In Sorghum bicolor cultivar BTx623 chromosome 10, Sorghum_bicolor_NCBIv3, whole genome shotgun sequence, one genomic interval encodes:
- the LOC110431162 gene encoding uncharacterized protein LOC110431162 has translation MLDDSAADDDDFDMLVAAVIVDSFANDEKKHGGCVEGHRVLHRDREAGHERLFQDYMAENPTYGPEIFRRRYRMSRDLFKRIMNKVEAHDPYFQQKRSAANVLGLSCLQKVTAAMRMLTYGVPADATDEYVRIGESTAIESLRKFVIAIDEIFGDEYLRHPNEKDTARLLAMGEKQGFPGMLGSIDCMHWVWKNYPYEKQGQYKGKEEKPTIVLEAVASDDLWIWHTFFGMPGSHNDINVLNRSPLFDNLAEGKAPEVNFSVNGHNYVMGYYLADGIYPTWATLVKSITKPMGNKRQYFAKAQEAARKMVERAFGVLQSRFAIVRGAARFWDVETLTRIMRACVIMHNMIVEDEGFVVDPNEHFDYGGENVQPEHDTAFILFFWYGFFTFNFYESSASSIIFDFHLSSPFNIFQQ, from the exons ATGTTGGATGATTCAGCAGCCGATGATGATGATTTTGACATGTTAGTGGCTGCTGTGATTGTGGACTCCTTTGCTAATGACGAGAAGAAACACGGTGGCTGTGTCGAAGGCCATAGAGTTCTCCACCGTGATAGAGAAGCGGGCCATGAGAGGCTGTTTCAAGATTATATGGCTGAGAATCCAACATATGGCCCTGAAATATTTCGTCGAAG GTATAGGATGTCTAGAGATCTTTTCAAGCGCATCATGAATAAAGTTGAAGCACACGATCCGTATTTTCAGCAGAAAAGGAGTGCGGCTAATGTACTTGGATTGAGTTGCCTGCAAAAAGTCACCGCAGCCATGCGTATGCTCACGTATGGCGTTCCCGCTGATGCGACAGATGAGTATGTTCGCATTGGTGAAAGTACTGCAATAGAGAGTTTACGGAAGTTTGTTattgcaattgatgaaatatTTGGAGACGAATACCTCAGACATCCCAATGAGAAGGACACTGCACGCTTACTTGCAATGGGTGAGAAACAAGGTTTTCCAGGGATGCTAGGGTCTATAGATTGTATGCATTGGGTATGGAAGAACTATCCATACGAGAAGCAGGGTCAGTACAAGGGGAAAGAGGAGAAGCCTACTATCGTTTTAGAGGCTGTTGCTTCGGATGACCTCTGGATATGGCACACCTTTTTTGGAATGCCCGGCTCTCATAATGATATCAATGTTCTTAACAGGTCTCCTTTGTTTGATAACTTGGCAGAAGGAAAAGCGCCAGAAGTCAATTTTTCTGTTAATGGCCATAATTATGTAATGGGCTATTATCTAGCGGATGGCATATACCCCACATGGGCTACTTTAGTCAAGTCAATCACTAAACCTATGGGAAACAAGAGACAATATTTTGCTAAAGCTCAAGAAGCAGCCAGGAAGATGGTCGAGAGAGCTTTTGGGGTTCTTCAATCTAGGTTTGCAATTGTTCGAGGGGCAGCTCGCTTTTGGGACGTAGAGACATTAACAAGGATCATGAGAGCTTGTGTCATCATGCACAACATGATTGTGGAAGATGAAGGTTTTGTTGTCGACCCAAATGAGCATTTTGATTACGGTGGTGAAAATGTACAACCCGAGCATGACACGGCCTTCATCCTCTTTTTTTGGTACGGTTTCTTCACCTTCAACTTCTATGAGAGCAGCG CAAGTTCTATCATCTTCGACTTCCACTTGTCTTCCCCCTTCAATATCTTCCAACAGTGA
- the LOC8076712 gene encoding protein NRT1/ PTR FAMILY 7.1 — MTKVSHEPMELQRMGTRLVISTAAMIMSGVVEQQRLMRATGGVGVDTSSTLNILRLIPQYLLIRASEMFMYITMTEFFNDQLLEGLRSLGSAMSVASMSAGTGSFASSLLVTVVMTITCRGGRLGWIPQDLNKGTRVMWTGSSTSMQRLMLWISLSFVVFAERYRPAPVIIHGLGVRAAGGELKKNE, encoded by the coding sequence ATGACCAAGGTATCGCACGAGCCGATGGAGCTCCAGAGGATGGGGACGAGGCTCGTCATCTCCACGGCGGCCATGATCATGTCCGGCGTGGTGGAGCAGCAGAGGCTGATGCGTGCCACGGGAGGTGTCGGCGTCGACACATCCAGCACTCTCAACATCCTCCGGCTGATCCCGCAGTACCTGCTGATCAGAGCGTCCGAGATGTTCATGTACATCACCATGACAGAGTTCTTCAATGACCAGCTCCTGGAAGGCCTGAGGAGCCTCGGCAGCGCCATGAGCGTTGCCTCCATGTCGGCTGGGACTGGGAGCTTTGCAAGCAGCCTTCTTGTTACTGTGGTGATGACCATCACCTGTAGAGGTGGCCGGCTTGGGTGGATACCTCAGGATCTCAACAAGGGTACAAGGGTCATGTGGACTGGTTCTTCTACCTCAATGCAGCGCTTAATGCTGTGGATTTCTTTGTCGTTTGTGGTGTTTGCCGAGAGGTATAGGCCGGCTCCGGTGATCATACATGGACTTGGCGTTCGTGCTGCTGGGGGTGAGTTGAAAAAAAATGAATAA
- the LOC8076713 gene encoding uncharacterized protein LOC8076713, with product MPPTRRARSPAATPPSPYAIKGWLSRCRRSTWSRRAAAGADDDPLAILPDDLLFESIFSRVFSDDADIARCAAACRRWGRIVAARGATAICRSLPPPDWLLPHLALGFFHGGTDDGNPRRRRLAASSQPSPWFVPMASATRLIGSPIPGLQLGGGSLFHHARPVASRNGLVVLELWSGGARRAENLALAVCNPMTGDMALLPPLAGPGHDYACALLTADDLLDEHAQPGPHRPGRPGLFFSLVLVYNRRSFTALRCYTSSSSSDGAGSWGSESRKPGAKIKGHILRHLGQAVVLAGVAYWPMYLGVLGLVVRLDGAGGGAAVVDVCMVPYSAPNVLPGNRLLGTTPDGRLSFISVGVREDISVFSFRVETLDLRSIDDDMSTAAKRWENTELTLHQLKEVSTTTQIKLRWLCEKSGTLFFTVGEGASTSTSGAFSLNLTTTSLEKLADGAECNSWTNLCGYEMDRTALIASIIARFT from the coding sequence ATGCCTCCAACGCGACGTGCCCGCTCTCCTGCCGCGACGCCGCCGTCGCCCTACGCCATCAAAGGGTGGCTATCCCGCTGCCGTCGCTCAACGTGGAGcaggcgcgccgccgccggtgccgaTGACGACCCCCTGGCCATCCTGCCGGACGACCTTCTCTTCGAGTCCATCTTCTCCCGGGTGTTTTCGGACGACGCCGACATCGCCCGCTGCGCCGCCGCGTGTAGGCGCTGGGGTCGCATCGTGGCCGCGCGCGGCGCCACCGCCATCTGCCGCTCCCTGCCGCCGCCTGACTGGCTTCTCCCCCACCTCGCCCTCGGCTTCTTCCACGGAGGCACGGACGACGGCAACCCCAGGCGGAGGCGGCTGGCAGCTTCGTCGCAGCCGAGCCCGTGGTTCGTGCCCATGGCGTCCGCCACCCGCCTCATTGGCTCGCCGATCCCGGGCCTCCAACTAGGCGGCGGCAGCCTTTTCCACCACGCACGTCCGGTGGCGTCCCGCAACGGCCTCGTCGTCCTCGAGCTCTGGAGCGGGGGCGCCCGCCGTGCCGAAAACCTCGCCCTCGCCGTGTGCAACCCGATGACGGGCGACATGGCCCTTCTCCCGCCGCTCGCGGGCCCCGGGCACGACTACGCATGCGCGCTGCTCACTGCCGACGACCTGCTCGATGAACACGCACAGCCTGGTCCTCACCGGCCGGGACGACCGGGACTGTTCTTCAGCCTTGTCCTGGTCTACAACCGCCGCAGCTTCACAGCTCTGCGGTGCTACACCAGCTCCTCGTCCTCGGACGGCGCCGGAAGCTGGGGGTCGGAATCCAGGAAACCAGGCGCCAAGATTAAAGGCCACATCCTACGTCATCTAGGACAGGCCGTCGTGCTCGCCGGAGTGGCCTACTGGCCCATGTACTTAGGGGTTCTGGGTCTGGTCGTGCGCCTGGACGGCGCCGGCGGTGGCGCGGCGGTCGTGGACGTGTGCATGGTGCCATACAGCGCGCCAAACGTCCTGCCGGGCAACCGGCTGCTCGGCACGACGCCAGACGGGAGGCTGAGCTTCATCAGCGTGGGCGTGCGCGAAGACATTTCCGTGTTCAGCTTCAGAGTTGAGACCTTGGACCTGCGAAGCATCGACGACGACATGAGCACGGCGGCTAAGCGATGGGAGAACACCGAATTGACCCTACACCAGCTGAAGGAGGTGTCGACGACGACACAGATCAAGCTGCGGTGGCTTTGTGAGAAGAGTGGCACACTGTTCTTTACTGTCGGCGAAGGTGCAAGCACAAGCACAAGCGGGGCCTTCTCCTTGAACCTCACGACGACATCGCTTGAAAAGCTGGCGGATGGCGCAGAGTGCAACTCTTGGACGAACTTGTGTGGATATGAAATGGACCGCACCGCACTCATTGCGTCCATCATAGCTCGATTCACTTAG